A window of uncultured Fusobacterium sp. contains these coding sequences:
- a CDS encoding basic amino acid ABC transporter substrate-binding protein, producing MKKVILFLMLVLSSLSFAAKKLYVGTNAEFMPYEYLENGKMVGFDIELMDAIGKELGYEIVWSNMGFDGLLPALQMKKIDAVIAGMSQTPERQKAVTFSMPYLLVTSDEHYVIVNENSPITHKEELKDKKVGVQIGTMQEEFTKQLGGLPQLYNSWTGALMDLQNNKIDAVIIADVTGEEYLKVMKGIKKVDVVIDTQPGASIAFRKGETELAEKVNQAILKLDENGTYLEILQKYFPDKVEKYKALKASK from the coding sequence ATGAAAAAAGTTATTTTATTTTTAATGTTGGTTTTATCTTCACTATCTTTTGCAGCTAAAAAGCTTTATGTTGGAACTAATGCTGAGTTCATGCCTTATGAATATCTTGAAAATGGAAAGATGGTAGGATTTGATATTGAACTTATGGATGCTATTGGGAAAGAATTAGGATATGAAATTGTTTGGAGTAACATGGGATTCGATGGACTTTTACCAGCTCTTCAAATGAAAAAAATTGATGCTGTTATAGCTGGTATGTCTCAAACTCCTGAAAGACAAAAAGCTGTTACTTTCTCTATGCCTTATCTTTTAGTAACTTCTGATGAACACTATGTAATTGTTAATGAAAACAGCCCTATAACACATAAAGAAGAATTAAAAGATAAAAAAGTAGGAGTACAAATTGGAACTATGCAAGAAGAGTTTACTAAACAACTAGGTGGACTTCCTCAACTTTATAACTCTTGGACTGGAGCTTTAATGGACTTACAAAACAATAAAATAGATGCTGTTATTATTGCTGATGTTACTGGAGAAGAGTATCTAAAAGTTATGAAAGGAATTAAAAAAGTTGATGTAGTTATAGATACTCAACCTGGAGCTTCTATTGCTTTTAGAAAAGGAGAAACTGAATTAGCTGAAAAAGTTAACCAAGCTATTTTAAAACTTGATGAAAATGGAACTTACTTAGAAATTTTACAAAAATACTTTCCAGATAAAGTAGAAAAATATAAAGCTTTAAAAGCTAGTAAATAA
- a CDS encoding M20 family metallopeptidase: MEQLKENLSKIFDNYFEEFKEANEYIYNNPELGNKEFKACKTLTDILKKHGFETHDNFSNIPTAFIGKYKNGNGGPKVAILAEYDALPGIGHGCGHNLFGVTSVATGILLKEVMGDVAGEILVIGTPAEETCGAKVEMANAGVFNDIDIAMAVHPTGEAHVRSGESQAMEAIQFTFKGKTAHAAGAPHEGINALDGVLMLFNSINALRQQTLETARIHGIISNGGKAANIIPDLAVANFYVRAQTLSYLKELVERVKNCARGAALATGTTLEMENYETSFANLVTNKKLSETYEKNLKLQGVVKIIDKEGFGSTDMGDVSHCCPTIHPSFPLTTKHLTGHSVEFACATIQPEAYKGAKEAAVAMALTAMDIFTNSELLKEIKEEFKNSSK; encoded by the coding sequence ATGGAACAATTAAAAGAAAATCTATCAAAAATTTTTGACAATTATTTTGAGGAGTTTAAGGAAGCTAATGAGTATATTTATAACAATCCAGAGCTTGGAAATAAAGAATTTAAAGCTTGTAAAACTCTTACTGATATTTTAAAAAAGCATGGTTTTGAAACTCATGATAATTTTTCAAATATTCCTACTGCTTTCATTGGAAAATATAAAAATGGAAATGGAGGTCCTAAAGTAGCTATTTTAGCTGAATATGATGCTCTACCTGGAATAGGACATGGATGTGGACACAATCTTTTTGGAGTTACTAGTGTTGCTACAGGAATTTTATTAAAAGAAGTTATGGGAGATGTAGCTGGAGAGATTTTAGTAATAGGAACTCCTGCTGAGGAAACTTGTGGAGCCAAAGTAGAAATGGCTAATGCTGGGGTATTTAATGATATAGATATCGCTATGGCTGTACACCCAACAGGAGAGGCACACGTTAGAAGTGGAGAATCTCAAGCTATGGAAGCTATACAATTTACTTTTAAAGGAAAAACTGCTCATGCAGCTGGTGCTCCTCATGAAGGAATAAATGCTCTTGATGGTGTACTTATGTTATTCAACTCTATAAATGCTTTAAGACAACAAACTTTAGAAACAGCTAGAATACATGGAATTATTAGTAATGGAGGAAAAGCAGCTAACATTATTCCTGATTTAGCTGTAGCTAATTTCTATGTGAGAGCTCAAACTTTATCATACCTTAAAGAATTAGTTGAAAGAGTTAAAAATTGTGCTAGAGGTGCCGCTTTAGCTACTGGAACAACTTTAGAAATGGAAAATTATGAAACAAGTTTTGCTAATCTTGTTACAAATAAAAAACTTTCAGAAACTTATGAGAAAAATTTAAAACTTCAAGGGGTTGTAAAAATTATTGATAAAGAAGGATTTGGATCTACTGATATGGGAGATGTAAGCCATTGTTGTCCTACTATACATCCTTCATTCCCTCTTACTACAAAACATTTAACAGGACATAGTGTGGAATTTGCTTGTGCTACTATTCAGCCAGAAGCCTATAAAGGAGCTAAAGAAGCTGCTGTTGCAATGGCTCTTACAGCTATGGATATATTTACTAACTCTGAACTTCTAAAAGAAATAAAAGAGGAATTTAAAAATAGTTCTAAATAA
- a CDS encoding PhoU domain-containing protein, with translation MRNLNESIEGLNQHYLELLKSLNRVLDINIEMLEKNKFDKSLYGECLIVEDTINNFEVKIKEDSIFTMARFQPAAGNLRLLIMLINSARLIERMGDILKSNVKIIKNFEKESPSMMHFLKEIIYPVAIKTKNIYEGYINAFIKSDEKALFTLMTMDEEIDELTKNDISSIIEIMKKDVNNIKGGTDLILLCKKFERFADHILHLVFDLIYILKGENMRKIELLEERKI, from the coding sequence ATGAGAAATCTAAATGAAAGTATCGAAGGACTAAATCAACACTATTTAGAGTTACTTAAAAGTTTAAATAGAGTATTAGATATTAATATCGAAATGCTTGAAAAAAACAAATTTGATAAATCTCTTTATGGAGAGTGCCTAATTGTAGAGGATACTATAAATAACTTTGAAGTTAAAATCAAAGAAGATTCTATCTTTACAATGGCTAGATTCCAACCAGCAGCTGGAAACTTAAGACTACTTATTATGTTAATTAACAGTGCTAGATTAATTGAAAGAATGGGAGATATATTAAAATCTAATGTTAAAATTATAAAGAACTTTGAAAAAGAATCTCCTAGCATGATGCACTTTTTAAAAGAAATTATTTATCCTGTAGCAATTAAAACAAAAAATATATATGAAGGATATATTAATGCTTTTATAAAAAGTGATGAGAAAGCTCTTTTTACACTTATGACTATGGATGAAGAGATTGATGAGTTAACTAAAAATGATATCTCAAGTATCATTGAAATAATGAAAAAAGATGTTAATAACATTAAAGGTGGAACTGATTTAATTTTACTTTGTAAAAAATTTGAAAGATTTGCTGACCATATTTTACACCTAGTTTTTGACCTAATCTATATTTTAAAAGGTGAAAATATGAGAAAAATTGAATTACTAGAGGAAAGAAAAATTTAA
- the pstB gene encoding phosphate ABC transporter ATP-binding protein PstB has product MNSNDTRILVKDFNFYYGDFKALKDINMEIKKNKVTALIGPSGCGKSTFLRSINRMNDLIPNVKYEGNILFDGKNIFDKDYDIVELRKKIGMVFQKPNPFPKSIYENLVYAPKLHGEKDKDKLDEIVENSLKAVALWDEVKDKLHKSSLGLSGGQQQRLCIARAISISPEILLMDEPTSALDPISTSKIEELIRQLEKQYSIIIVTHNMQQASRISEYTGFFYQGVLEEFDKTELIFTTPHKKKTEDYITGKFG; this is encoded by the coding sequence ATGAATTCTAATGATACGAGAATTTTAGTAAAAGATTTTAACTTTTACTATGGTGATTTTAAAGCCTTAAAAGATATCAATATGGAAATTAAAAAGAATAAAGTTACAGCTTTAATAGGTCCTTCTGGATGTGGAAAATCTACTTTTCTAAGATCTATAAATAGAATGAATGACCTTATCCCAAATGTAAAATATGAAGGAAATATCCTTTTTGATGGAAAGAATATTTTTGATAAAGATTATGATATTGTTGAACTTAGAAAAAAAATAGGTATGGTTTTCCAAAAACCTAATCCATTTCCTAAAAGTATATATGAAAATCTTGTTTATGCTCCAAAACTTCATGGAGAAAAAGATAAAGACAAATTAGATGAAATTGTTGAAAACTCTTTAAAGGCAGTTGCTCTTTGGGATGAAGTAAAAGATAAATTACATAAATCATCTCTTGGATTATCTGGAGGACAACAACAAAGACTTTGTATAGCTAGAGCTATATCTATAAGTCCTGAAATTCTTCTAATGGATGAACCTACATCAGCTCTTGACCCAATATCTACATCTAAAATAGAAGAACTTATCAGACAGCTTGAAAAGCAATATAGCATTATTATTGTTACTCATAATATGCAACAAGCTTCTAGAATATCTGAATATACAGGGTTCTTTTACCAAGGTGTCCTTGAAGAGTTTGATAAAACAGAACTGATATTTACTACACCACATAAAAAGAAAACAGAAGATTATATAACAGGAAAATTTGGATAG
- the pstA gene encoding phosphate ABC transporter permease PstA, with protein MFILKKSKAKFLETLIKIICLLSVIPVFLIIAYILYTGIPAISWEFLTQMPEDGMRAGGIFPAIVGTLWLTLGTIIVAVPFGILTGVYLVEYAKDNLLTRIINLTIINLAGIPSIIYGLFGMALFVIYLNFDVSILSGSLTLGIMCLPVIITATRESLLAIPKHLREASLALGATKWETITKVILPAAMPGILTGVILSISRAAGETAPIMFTAVAFYLPFLPISYWDQVMALPYHLYVISTQVPNMPVEYMSGTLFVLVVITLSFNLVGAFIRQRFNSHK; from the coding sequence ATGTTTATTTTAAAAAAATCAAAAGCTAAATTTTTAGAAACTCTAATTAAAATAATTTGTTTACTTTCTGTTATTCCAGTATTCTTAATAATTGCTTACATATTATATACAGGAATCCCTGCTATCTCTTGGGAATTTTTAACTCAGATGCCAGAAGATGGAATGAGAGCTGGAGGAATTTTCCCTGCTATAGTAGGAACTCTTTGGTTAACACTTGGTACAATAATTGTAGCTGTTCCCTTTGGAATTTTAACAGGAGTTTACTTAGTTGAGTATGCAAAAGATAACTTATTAACAAGAATTATAAACTTAACTATTATAAATCTTGCTGGTATCCCTAGTATCATATATGGACTTTTTGGTATGGCTCTTTTCGTAATATATTTAAACTTTGATGTTTCTATACTATCTGGTTCATTAACTTTAGGAATAATGTGTTTACCTGTTATAATTACAGCTACTAGAGAATCATTACTAGCTATTCCAAAACATTTAAGAGAAGCTTCTCTTGCTCTTGGGGCAACAAAATGGGAAACTATAACTAAAGTTATTCTTCCAGCAGCTATGCCAGGAATTTTAACAGGAGTTATCCTAAGTATTTCTAGAGCAGCTGGAGAAACAGCTCCAATAATGTTTACTGCTGTTGCTTTTTACCTTCCATTCTTACCAATATCTTATTGGGATCAAGTAATGGCATTACCATATCATCTATATGTAATTTCAACTCAAGTTCCTAATATGCCTGTTGAATATATGAGTGGAACACTATTTGTTCTTGTTGTTATAACATTGAGTTTCAACTTAGTTGGTGCTTTTATAAGACAAAGATTTAACTCACATAAATAA
- the pstC gene encoding phosphate ABC transporter permease subunit PstC encodes MQGIRKIKDSGMKHLLFGIGISNIIIIFLIFLFILLNGIKFFDSYAISDFLFGKKWISLSEIYGLLPLLVGSFWVVIVALLIAVPMGILTAIYIAEYASPKLKTVLKIIIETMSAIPSVVLGFIGLYVLSGPVKELFNLTTGLTALTGGIMLAFMAIPTIVSIADDSLEALDKSYKEASLALGANHLETIFNVLLPAAFPGIFAGIMLGFGRIIGETLTVLMITGNSPILASSPLSAVRTLTATIAAEMGEVVQGSTHYYALFAIGIVLFFISFITNCIADRFIRKAREL; translated from the coding sequence ATGCAAGGCATAAGAAAAATAAAAGATAGTGGAATGAAACATCTTCTTTTTGGAATAGGAATTTCAAATATAATAATCATATTTTTAATATTCCTATTTATACTTTTAAATGGAATAAAATTCTTTGATTCATATGCAATTTCCGATTTCCTATTTGGTAAGAAATGGATTTCCTTATCTGAAATCTATGGACTTCTTCCATTATTAGTTGGATCGTTTTGGGTAGTTATTGTAGCTCTTTTAATAGCAGTTCCAATGGGGATCCTTACAGCTATATATATAGCTGAGTATGCTTCTCCAAAATTAAAAACTGTTCTTAAAATTATTATTGAAACAATGTCAGCTATTCCATCTGTTGTTTTAGGATTTATTGGATTATATGTATTATCTGGACCTGTTAAAGAGTTATTTAATCTTACAACAGGATTGACAGCTCTTACTGGTGGAATAATGTTAGCTTTTATGGCTATTCCTACTATTGTAAGTATAGCTGATGACTCTTTAGAAGCTCTTGATAAATCTTATAAAGAAGCTTCTCTTGCTCTTGGAGCAAATCATTTAGAAACTATATTCAACGTTTTACTTCCTGCTGCTTTTCCAGGAATATTTGCTGGAATAATGTTAGGGTTTGGAAGAATAATTGGAGAAACACTTACAGTTTTAATGATTACAGGTAACTCTCCAATACTAGCTAGTTCACCTCTTTCAGCAGTAAGAACTCTTACAGCTACAATAGCAGCAGAGATGGGAGAGGTAGTTCAAGGTAGTACACACTACTATGCCCTTTTCGCAATTGGTATAGTTCTTTTCTTCATAAGTTTTATAACAAACTGTATAGCTGATAGATTTATAAGAAAAGCGAGAGAACTATAA
- a CDS encoding phosphate ABC transporter substrate-binding protein, translated as MNIFKKGLLGMLVVTGLLLSANTAEARSKVIQAKGSDTILNVSQSIAENYMKENRKARIAVTGGGSGVGISSLINGTTDIAMASRSIKAKELDQAKEKGLEVREVVLGFDGITIIANHSNPVKDIDDITLGKVFRGEITNWKELGGEDAPIVVLSRDSSSGTHEFFKEHIIRENNTKKDLEYGPKTLYMPSNEAIKQEVKSNKYAIGYIGMGYMDDSVESIKVDGVEASVENVSSKTYPIAREVYWYVDKNADEDINKLVDYALSSKGQELVKEEGFVPVK; from the coding sequence ATGAATATTTTTAAAAAAGGTTTATTAGGAATGTTAGTAGTTACAGGATTATTATTAAGTGCTAATACAGCAGAGGCAAGATCAAAAGTTATTCAAGCTAAAGGATCAGATACAATATTAAATGTATCTCAATCAATAGCTGAAAATTACATGAAAGAAAATAGAAAAGCAAGAATAGCTGTAACAGGTGGAGGATCAGGAGTAGGAATCTCTTCTCTTATCAATGGAACAACAGATATTGCAATGGCATCAAGAAGTATAAAAGCAAAAGAGTTAGATCAAGCTAAAGAAAAAGGATTAGAAGTAAGAGAAGTAGTATTAGGATTTGACGGAATTACAATTATAGCAAACCATTCAAACCCTGTTAAAGACATAGATGATATAACTTTAGGAAAAGTATTTAGAGGAGAAATTACAAACTGGAAAGAATTAGGAGGAGAAGATGCTCCAATCGTAGTACTATCAAGAGATTCATCTTCAGGAACTCACGAATTTTTTAAAGAACACATTATAAGAGAAAATAATACTAAAAAAGATTTAGAATATGGACCAAAAACACTATATATGCCTTCTAACGAAGCTATAAAACAAGAAGTAAAATCAAATAAATATGCAATCGGTTATATTGGAATGGGTTATATGGATGATTCAGTAGAATCTATAAAAGTTGATGGAGTAGAAGCAAGCGTAGAAAATGTATCAAGCAAAACTTATCCAATAGCAAGAGAAGTATACTGGTATGTAGATAAAAATGCAGATGAAGATATCAACAAACTTGTAGATTATGCACTTTCTTCAAAGGGACAAGAATTAGTAAAAGAAGAAGGATTTGTTCCAGTAAAATAA
- a CDS encoding response regulator transcription factor, whose amino-acid sequence MKILVVEDDKEIQELIAYFLTKEGYKVDTADDGLEGLRILKEKKHQLIVLDLMLPNLDGKNFTKIVKGISSEYGNPIIIMLTAKTEIEDVLEGLEIGADDYMKKPFDPRELVLRVKRFFKEEKKEKVENRNYKVFDLEIEDDKHRVMYKNEEIELSKKEYDLLLLLVQNKNLVITREKILDRVWNSSYYTGDRTVDVYISKLRDKLPEISECIKTIKGVGYKLEEKR is encoded by the coding sequence ATGAAAATCTTAGTAGTAGAAGATGATAAGGAGATACAGGAGTTAATTGCATATTTTTTGACTAAAGAGGGTTATAAAGTTGATACTGCAGATGATGGATTAGAAGGACTCAGAATATTAAAAGAAAAAAAGCATCAATTAATTGTTTTAGATTTAATGTTGCCTAATTTAGATGGGAAAAATTTTACTAAAATTGTTAAGGGAATATCTTCAGAATATGGAAATCCAATAATCATAATGCTTACAGCTAAAACAGAGATAGAAGATGTTTTAGAGGGATTAGAAATCGGTGCAGATGATTATATGAAAAAACCTTTTGATCCAAGAGAGTTAGTATTAAGGGTTAAAAGATTTTTTAAAGAAGAGAAGAAAGAAAAAGTTGAAAATAGAAACTATAAGGTTTTTGATTTAGAAATAGAAGATGATAAACATAGGGTAATGTATAAAAATGAAGAGATAGAACTTTCTAAAAAAGAGTATGATCTATTACTTCTTTTAGTACAAAATAAAAATTTAGTGATAACAAGAGAAAAAATTTTAGATAGAGTATGGAATAGTAGTTACTATACAGGGGATAGAACAGTAGATGTATATATATCAAAATTAAGGGATAAACTACCAGAGATAAGTGAGTGTATAAAAACAATAAAAGGAGTTGGGTACAAATTAGAAGAAAAGAGATAA
- a CDS encoding ATP-binding protein, whose translation MYKNNKRSWVQIRRKEIIILIMILILEGIFITLNSNILSNLYKERAKQNLKEDTILVKLVAESNPHTEYQELFSNNELRFTLIDLNGKVIFDSKKTAEEEARMDNHLYREEVQDAIKNKESFMIRHSNTFDKMLAYYAVIIKNSEGEEYILRTSTDYSRELLQIKEFLIVQIIFFLILNYVIHFFYKNYIKRDFYTKIKKMKKFLENGEMEKINYSKDEYWLFEFWDILKLWQSKNLKNISRLERERRILSEVLHSVEIFIGLLDSEGNFIIKNTSLKYIVDPYEEAYLKCVKYLELITLIKNGMVSKKECREEVYIQSLKKYFLLTMKYLEFSNRFIITIKDITSTKEAVEVQKTFINNVSHELKTPLTNIKGYLIALEDAPESMKIKFLKTIKTNVEKLENIVLDFLNISKIENSNLVNISQVGIGKLKKELEEILSGKINEKNAKVEFEFKLTDGRDYLKIDSEKFSMILKNLIENGIIYNKSENPYVIVKIEEKDDRYNIMVRDNGIGIPIYEQDKVFERFYRVDKVRTSNLGGTGLGLSIVKTLIEKCGGGLTLDSQEGIGTTFSFYILK comes from the coding sequence GTGTATAAAAACAATAAAAGGAGTTGGGTACAAATTAGAAGAAAAGAGATAATAATATTAATAATGATATTAATATTAGAGGGGATTTTTATAACTTTAAATTCTAATATATTGTCAAATCTTTATAAAGAAAGAGCAAAACAGAATTTAAAAGAGGACACAATACTTGTAAAATTAGTGGCAGAAAGTAATCCTCATACTGAATATCAAGAGCTTTTTTCAAATAATGAGTTAAGATTTACATTGATAGATTTAAATGGAAAAGTGATATTTGATTCTAAGAAGACTGCAGAAGAAGAAGCTAGAATGGACAATCATCTATACCGTGAAGAGGTTCAAGATGCAATAAAAAATAAAGAGAGTTTTATGATAAGACATAGTAACACTTTTGATAAGATGTTAGCTTACTATGCAGTAATTATAAAAAATAGTGAGGGAGAGGAGTACATATTAAGAACTTCTACTGATTATAGTAGAGAATTACTCCAAATAAAAGAGTTTTTAATAGTTCAAATAATATTCTTCTTAATTTTAAACTATGTTATCCATTTTTTCTATAAAAACTATATTAAAAGAGATTTTTATACTAAAATTAAAAAGATGAAAAAATTTCTTGAAAATGGAGAGATGGAAAAAATTAATTATTCGAAAGATGAGTATTGGCTATTTGAGTTTTGGGATATTTTAAAACTTTGGCAAAGTAAAAATTTGAAAAATATTTCAAGATTGGAAAGAGAAAGAAGAATACTTTCAGAGGTTTTACATTCAGTTGAAATATTTATAGGATTGTTAGATAGTGAAGGAAATTTTATCATTAAAAATACTTCATTAAAATATATAGTAGATCCATATGAAGAAGCTTACTTAAAATGTGTAAAATATTTAGAGCTAATAACTTTGATAAAAAATGGAATGGTAAGTAAAAAAGAGTGTAGAGAAGAGGTATATATTCAAAGTTTAAAAAAATACTTCTTATTAACAATGAAGTATTTAGAGTTTAGTAATAGATTTATTATTACAATAAAAGATATAACAAGTACTAAAGAAGCAGTAGAGGTACAAAAAACTTTTATAAATAATGTTAGCCATGAATTAAAAACACCTCTTACAAATATAAAAGGATATTTAATAGCTTTAGAGGATGCCCCAGAAAGTATGAAAATAAAGTTTTTAAAAACTATAAAAACAAATGTAGAAAAATTGGAAAATATAGTTTTAGACTTTTTAAATATATCTAAGATAGAAAATTCAAATCTTGTAAATATATCACAAGTAGGTATAGGAAAGTTAAAAAAAGAGTTAGAAGAGATTCTTTCAGGAAAAATTAATGAAAAAAATGCAAAAGTTGAATTTGAGTTTAAATTGACAGATGGAAGAGATTATTTAAAAATTGATAGTGAAAAATTTTCTATGATTTTAAAAAATTTAATAGAAAATGGAATAATATATAACAAAAGTGAAAATCCTTATGTAATAGTTAAAATAGAGGAAAAAGATGATAGATATAATATTATGGTAAGAGATAATGGAATAGGAATTCCAATCTATGAGCAAGATAAAGTTTTTGAAAGATTTTATAGAGTTGATAAAGTTAGAACAAGCAATTTAGGAGGAACAGGATTGGGATTATCAATAGTTAAAACTCTTATTGAAAAGTGTGGTGGAGGTTTAACTTTAGATTCTCAAGAGGGCATAGGTACAACTTTTTCTTTTTACATTTTAAAATAA
- the rplM gene encoding 50S ribosomal protein L13, with the protein MKKYTFMQRKEDVVREWHHYDAEGQILGRLAVEVAKKLMGKEKLTFTPHVDGGDFVVVTNAAKLVVTGKKLTDKKYYNHSGFPGGIRERKLGEILEKKPEELLMLAVKRMLPKNKLGRQQLTRLRVFAGAEHAHTAQKPVKVEF; encoded by the coding sequence GTGAAAAAGTATACTTTTATGCAAAGAAAAGAAGATGTTGTTAGAGAATGGCATCACTATGACGCTGAAGGGCAAATATTAGGAAGATTAGCAGTTGAAGTTGCTAAAAAATTAATGGGTAAAGAAAAATTAACTTTTACTCCACACGTTGACGGAGGAGACTTCGTAGTAGTTACTAATGCTGCAAAATTAGTAGTAACTGGAAAAAAATTAACTGACAAAAAATATTACAATCACTCAGGATTCCCTGGAGGAATAAGAGAAAGAAAATTAGGAGAAATCCTAGAGAAAAAACCAGAAGAACTATTAATGCTAGCTGTTAAAAGAATGCTTCCAAAAAATAAATTAGGAAGACAACAACTAACTAGATTAAGAGTATTTGCTGGAGCAGAGCACGCTCATACTGCACAAAAACCAGTAAAGGTAGAATTTTAA
- the rpsI gene encoding 30S ribosomal protein S9: protein MTVAEMIQYRGTGRRKTSVARVRLIPGGNGIEINGKTMADYFGGREILSKIVEQPLALTETLDKFEVKVNVIGGGNSGQAGAIRHGIARALILADETLKAALREAGFLTRDSRMVERKKYGKKKARRSPQFSKR from the coding sequence ATGACAGTGGCTGAAATGATTCAATATAGAGGAACTGGTAGAAGAAAAACTTCTGTTGCAAGAGTAAGATTAATTCCTGGAGGAAATGGAATTGAAATAAACGGAAAAACTATGGCTGACTACTTTGGAGGAAGAGAAATCCTTTCTAAAATAGTTGAGCAACCTTTAGCTTTAACTGAAACTTTAGATAAATTTGAAGTTAAAGTTAACGTAATCGGAGGAGGAAACTCTGGACAAGCTGGAGCTATCAGACACGGAATAGCTAGAGCTTTAATATTAGCTGACGAGACTTTAAAAGCTGCTTTAAGAGAAGCTGGATTCTTAACTAGAGACTCAAGAATGGTTGAAAGAAAGAAATACGGAAAGAAAAAAGCAAGAAGATCTCCTCAATTCTCAAAAAGATAA
- a CDS encoding septal ring lytic transglycosylase RlpA family protein, producing MRYFLIGIILMFLTACVSTGTASWYGQGFEGKLTASGYVYDSNQLTCASNDYPFGTVLKVTNNENGKSVLVVVTDRGGFDEYGRVIDLSRAAFLKISTLGHGLIDVKIEVMSDKNTFRYKHGSPRFTDKEYKKYIKDLN from the coding sequence ATGAGATATTTTTTAATAGGAATAATTTTAATGTTTTTAACAGCTTGTGTATCAACAGGGACAGCTAGTTGGTATGGACAAGGTTTTGAAGGGAAATTAACAGCCAGTGGTTATGTGTATGATTCTAATCAACTAACTTGTGCTTCAAATGACTATCCTTTTGGAACTGTTTTAAAAGTAACTAATAATGAAAATGGGAAATCTGTATTAGTAGTAGTAACTGATAGAGGTGGATTTGATGAATATGGAAGAGTAATAGATTTAAGTAGAGCAGCTTTTTTAAAAATATCTACTTTAGGTCATGGATTAATAGATGTTAAAATAGAAGTAATGAGTGATAAAAATACTTTTAGATATAAACATGGAAGTCCAAGATTTACAGATAAAGAGTATAAAAAATATATTAAAGATTTAAATTAA